From Saccharothrix espanaensis DSM 44229, the proteins below share one genomic window:
- a CDS encoding SDR family oxidoreductase, protein MADGRILVTGATGNVGGQVVRQLLAAGLAPRALTRGTTGFPEGVEVVRGDHTDPATIRAVAEGVDAVFLMWPSPDTGSAAEVARAIAANASRVVLLSTGAVDDRLAEQTNPIGHFHAVVERAVVESGVRWTFLRAHGFAANTRAWAGQVRAGDEVRGAYGQAAHTLLHEADIAAVAVRALTEDGHDEAKYQLTGPELLTRAEQVRAIGEAIGRPLRWHEVDPDDDRTYAGLLPDDVARQVIGGFAELVDHPVPPTSDVADVTHAPARTFREWLADHLDDFR, encoded by the coding sequence TTGGCGGACGGCAGGATTCTGGTGACCGGCGCGACCGGGAACGTCGGCGGCCAGGTGGTGCGGCAGTTGCTCGCCGCCGGGCTCGCCCCGCGTGCGCTGACCCGCGGCACGACCGGGTTCCCGGAGGGCGTGGAGGTCGTGCGCGGCGACCACACCGACCCCGCGACGATCCGCGCGGTGGCCGAGGGCGTGGACGCGGTGTTCCTGATGTGGCCCTCCCCCGACACCGGGAGCGCGGCGGAGGTCGCGCGGGCGATCGCCGCGAACGCGTCCCGGGTCGTGCTGCTGTCCACGGGCGCGGTGGACGACCGGCTGGCCGAGCAGACGAACCCCATCGGCCACTTCCACGCCGTGGTGGAGCGGGCCGTCGTGGAGTCCGGCGTGCGCTGGACGTTCCTGCGGGCGCACGGTTTCGCGGCCAACACCCGCGCCTGGGCCGGGCAGGTCCGGGCCGGCGACGAGGTGCGCGGCGCGTACGGGCAGGCCGCGCACACCCTGCTGCACGAGGCCGACATCGCCGCCGTCGCCGTCCGGGCGCTGACCGAGGACGGGCACGACGAGGCCAAGTACCAGCTCACCGGCCCGGAACTGCTGACCAGGGCGGAGCAGGTGCGGGCCATCGGCGAGGCGATCGGCCGGCCGCTGCGCTGGCACGAGGTCGACCCCGACGACGACCGCACGTACGCCGGCCTGCTGCCCGACGACGTCGCCCGCCAGGTGATCGGCGGGTTCGCCGAACTGGTCGACCACCCGGTGCCCCCGACCTCCGACGTGGCGGACGTGACGCACGCGCCCGCCCGGACGTTCCGGGAGTGGCTGGCCGACCACCTCGACGACTTCCGCTGA
- a CDS encoding winged helix-turn-helix transcriptional regulator → MGVGVQAGEPRRDRFHKDCPGWELYRHVANRWGVLILSALDEGPLRFHAVRDQVGGISEKVLSQNLRDLVRDGLLHREVEPSTPPKVTYSLTPLGDQLTARVRVLLEWVGANFDEVLAARRHHDG, encoded by the coding sequence GTGGGAGTAGGAGTCCAGGCAGGCGAGCCCCGACGTGACCGGTTCCACAAGGACTGCCCGGGGTGGGAGCTCTACCGGCACGTCGCGAACCGGTGGGGCGTGCTGATCCTGAGCGCGCTGGACGAGGGGCCGCTGCGGTTCCACGCGGTGCGCGACCAGGTCGGCGGGATCAGCGAGAAGGTGCTCTCGCAGAACCTCCGCGACCTGGTCCGCGACGGCCTGCTGCACCGCGAGGTGGAGCCGTCCACGCCGCCGAAGGTCACTTACTCGCTGACCCCGTTGGGAGACCAGCTGACCGCACGGGTGCGGGTGCTGCTGGAGTGGGTGGGCGCGAACTTCGACGAGGTGCTGGCCGCCCGCCGCCACCACGACGGCTGA